TCCTCGGATCGACCCCAGCGGCCGGCGGGAATCCGCTCGAGGATCGCCTTGCTGCGCTCAGCATCGGCCCTCAGCGCCTCGGTGTTGTTGGTCTCGATGTAACCGGGCGCGACAGCATTGACGTTGATGCCCTTGGCCGCCCACTCATTGGCAAGAAGCTTCGTGATGCCCACCACGCCATGCTTGGCGGCGGTATAGGACGGAACGCGGATCCCCCCCTGGAAGGAGAGCAGCGAGGCGATGTTGACCACCTTGCCGGGGGCGCCCTTCAGGAGCAGCTCCCTGGCGAAGGCTTGCGTCGTGAAGAACAGCGCCTTCAGGTTCACATCCATCACCGCATCCCAGTCGGCTTCGGAAAATTCGACCGCGTCCGCGCGACGGATGATACCGGCATTGTTGACGAGAATGTCGAACCCGGCACCGGCAAAGACCCCGGCCGCCGCCATGGGATCGGCGAAATCGAGTGCCAGCGCGCTCGCCTTCCCCCCCGCAGTCTTAATCAGTGCGAGCGTTTCGTCGGGCATCCTGCGAGCGGCACAGACGACCTCGGCGCCGGCTTGCGCCAGACCGACAGCAATGGCCTGACCGAGCCCGGTGTTGGACCCCGTGACAAGAGCCCTATGCCCTTCAAGAGAAAAGAGATTTTTCATCGCAGATCCGCCGGTTGAATGAAATCCATGTCCGTGTAGTCGACATTGTCGCCGGCCATCGCCCAAATGAACGTATAGGAGCCGATCCCCGCGCCCGAATGGATGGACCACGGCGGCGAGATGGCGCCTTGCTCGTTGGCGATGAAGAGATGCCTCGTCTCCTGCGGCTCGCCCATGAGGTGGAGCACCCGAGATTTCTCGTCCATGCCGAAATAGAGATAGGCCTCCATTCGGCGATCATGCACGTGGGAGGGGATCGTATTCCAAACGGACCCGTCTTCGAGCGTCGTGTAGCCGAGCACGAGTTGGCAGCTTTCCATCACGAGCGGGTGGATGAACTGATTGATGGTACGCTTGTTTGAGGTCTCGACCGCACCAAGCTTGACCTCCTTGCTTTCGGCGAACGTCACGAGCCGTGCCGGCAGGCTGCGGTGCGCCGGACTAGACACGATGTAGAACCGCCCGCCCCCGGCAAACGTCACTGCGCCAGAGCCTGCCCCGAGATAGAGCACATCGCCACGGTTGAGCATGTAGGTCTCGTTGCCAGCCGTCACTGTGCCGACATCACCGATGTTCACGATGCCCATTTCGCGCCGGTCGAGGAAGGACGGTGTCTTTGTTTCCTCGACTCGATCGAGCGTGAGCGCCGCACCGTCGGGAACGGCGCCGCCCATAACGAAGCGGTCATAGTGCGTGTAGATCAACCGGATCTCGCCGGGACGGAACATATCCTGCGCCAGGAAATGTCTGCGCAGCCCCTCCGTATCGAGCGCTCGCGCGTAGTCCGGATTGACGGCCTGCCTGGTTTCAACGGTTAGCATTCGATCCTCCTTGAGGTATTGCGGACAAGACATAATATATGTTAGTTCCTATTGTATGATAAGTTGCTCGAGGTCAAGACCCGAATGAAGCACCCCTGTGATCAGGGCGCCGCCGGCGCACTCGGTCGTGCGGGCGCGACACTTCGCATCTGGGCGGACTTGGCTGGACAGCGAACGACAACGCTGAGACCTGGCGGGCCGAATCTCGACTGGCGCCACCTGCTGCCGACATTTCCATGGCGTGCGCTCAAGGCGGCGCCTTCGCGAACAATCCCATCTTCAAGGAGTGGCAATGACCTTTACCCTTCACGGCAAACATCTGGTTGCGTGCGAATGGATCGCGACCGAGCAAACCTTCAGAAGCGAGCCGGCCCATGGCTCCGCTTTCAACTTCTCCGTCGGCACGACGGATCTGGTGGATAGAGCGGCAAAGGTCGCCGAGGCGGCCTTCTGGTCCTACGGCTACTCCAGCCGGGAAGAGCGCGCCGCCTTCCTCGAAACCATCGCCGATGAGATCGAAGCCCGCGCCGCGGCGATCACCGAAATCGGAAGCTCGGAAACCGGCTTGCCAACCGCTCGCCTTGAAGGCGAACGGGGACGAACAAGCGGCCAACTCCGACTTTTTGCTGTCCATATCCGCAAGGGCGAATATCTCGACAAGCGCCACGATAAGGCGCTGCCGGAGCGAAAGCCCTTGCCGCGGCCCGATATCCGGCTGCTGCAGCGGCCGATCGGCCCGGTGGCGGTGTTCGGCGCCTCCAATTTCCCGCTGGCGTTCTCGACGATGGGCGGTGATACCGCATCGGCGCTTGCCGCCGGTTGCCCGGTCGTCGTGAAGGGCCATTCAGCCCACCCGGGAACGAGCGAAGTGGTTGCCGAGGCGGTAAATGCGGCGATCAGGAAGCATGGACTTCACCCCGGCGTATTCTCACTTATCCAGGGCGGCCGTCGCGACGTGGGGACAGCTCTCGTGACACACCCGCTCATCAAGGCGGTCGGCTTTACCGGTTCGCTCGCGGGCGGCCGCGCGCTTTTCGACCTGTGCGCCCAGCGCGCGGAACCGATTCCCTTCTTCGGCGAACTGGGCTCGGTCAACCCGATGTTCATTCTGCCCGAAGCCAGCAAGGCCCGCGGCGAGGATATTGCCAAGGGTTGGGCAAGTTCGCTGACGACGGGTGCCGGACAATTCTGTACCAATCCGGGCATTGCGGTGATCGCCTCAGAACGAGCGCCCGCCTTTGCGGAAAGTGCGCGCGCAGCCCTTTCGCAAGTCGGCCCGCAGGTGATGTTGACGGATGGAATTGCCAGGGCCTATCGCGATGGGCGCGACCGCATCTCTTCAGGGCACGGTGTTCGCGACGTCTTCAGGTCCAGCTGTGATCTGCGCGACGCTACGCCCAACCTCTTCCTCGTCTCGGCGCAGGACTGGCTCGCCAATCACACGCTGTCGGAAGAAGTGTTCGGCCCGCTCGGCCTTATCGTTACGGTCGAGAACGTTGAAGAGCTGATCTCCGTCGCCAGGAGCTTCGAGGGGCAGCTGACCGCAACGCTTCATCTCGACGAAGGCGACACCGATCTTTCGCGCCGGCTGATGCCAATCCTCGAGCGCAAGGCCGGCCGTCTTCTCGTGAACGGCTTTCCGACGGGCGTCGAAGTCTGCGATGCCATGGTTCATGGCGGGCCCTACCCTGCCTCCACGAACTTCGGCGCGACTTCGGTCGGGACCATGGCCATCCGCAGGTTTTTGAGGCCCGTATCCTATCAGAATGTCCCTGATGCGCTCCTGCCCTCCGATCTGTCGTCGATCTGAGGACCGCTCGCCAGCCTTTTTTGACGATTCCGGGATGGGGCGGCAGCG
The nucleotide sequence above comes from Ensifer adhaerens. Encoded proteins:
- a CDS encoding aldehyde dehydrogenase (NADP(+)) — translated: MTFTLHGKHLVACEWIATEQTFRSEPAHGSAFNFSVGTTDLVDRAAKVAEAAFWSYGYSSREERAAFLETIADEIEARAAAITEIGSSETGLPTARLEGERGRTSGQLRLFAVHIRKGEYLDKRHDKALPERKPLPRPDIRLLQRPIGPVAVFGASNFPLAFSTMGGDTASALAAGCPVVVKGHSAHPGTSEVVAEAVNAAIRKHGLHPGVFSLIQGGRRDVGTALVTHPLIKAVGFTGSLAGGRALFDLCAQRAEPIPFFGELGSVNPMFILPEASKARGEDIAKGWASSLTTGAGQFCTNPGIAVIASERAPAFAESARAALSQVGPQVMLTDGIARAYRDGRDRISSGHGVRDVFRSSCDLRDATPNLFLVSAQDWLANHTLSEEVFGPLGLIVTVENVEELISVARSFEGQLTATLHLDEGDTDLSRRLMPILERKAGRLLVNGFPTGVEVCDAMVHGGPYPASTNFGATSVGTMAIRRFLRPVSYQNVPDALLPSDLSSI
- the kduD gene encoding 2-dehydro-3-deoxy-D-gluconate 5-dehydrogenase KduD, yielding MKNLFSLEGHRALVTGSNTGLGQAIAVGLAQAGAEVVCAARRMPDETLALIKTAGGKASALALDFADPMAAAGVFAGAGFDILVNNAGIIRRADAVEFSEADWDAVMDVNLKALFFTTQAFARELLLKGAPGKVVNIASLLSFQGGIRVPSYTAAKHGVVGITKLLANEWAAKGINVNAVAPGYIETNNTEALRADAERSKAILERIPAGRWGRSEDIAGAAVFLSSAAASYIHGAVLNVDGGWLAR
- the kduI gene encoding 5-dehydro-4-deoxy-D-glucuronate isomerase, whose amino-acid sequence is MLTVETRQAVNPDYARALDTEGLRRHFLAQDMFRPGEIRLIYTHYDRFVMGGAVPDGAALTLDRVEETKTPSFLDRREMGIVNIGDVGTVTAGNETYMLNRGDVLYLGAGSGAVTFAGGGRFYIVSSPAHRSLPARLVTFAESKEVKLGAVETSNKRTINQFIHPLVMESCQLVLGYTTLEDGSVWNTIPSHVHDRRMEAYLYFGMDEKSRVLHLMGEPQETRHLFIANEQGAISPPWSIHSGAGIGSYTFIWAMAGDNVDYTDMDFIQPADLR